The following proteins are encoded in a genomic region of Leptospiraceae bacterium:
- a CDS encoding SH3 domain-containing protein: protein MGILIAISVITCKKETNSETQTNTISSESKPDTQTTNSDNKTYKYVIAKSGLKLREATDTKSKVLTTIPFNTQVEVIGEQEGEEVTKGKSNLWFQISYDGIEGFAYGEFFE, encoded by the coding sequence ATGGGAATTCTCATTGCAATTTCAGTCATTACATGTAAGAAAGAAACAAATTCAGAAACACAAACAAATACTATAAGCAGTGAATCTAAACCAGATACACAAACGACTAACTCGGATAATAAAACCTATAAGTACGTAATTGCGAAATCAGGTCTTAAACTAAGAGAAGCAACTGATACAAAAAGTAAAGTCCTTACAACGATTCCATTTAACACGCAAGTCGAAGTAATCGGCGAACAAGAAGGAGAAGAAGTGACCAAAGGAAAATCAAATCTTTGGTTTCAAATCAGTTACGATGGAATAGAAGGATTTGCCTACGGAGAATTTTTTGAGTGA
- a CDS encoding tyrosine-type recombinase/integrase codes for MEEFHEPAERENDSRIKAQDHERKTIKSYVSYVNYLAKYYKKSPDKINREEVKNYLYHLRVNKQLSANTLNVVHSAIRFFYIYVINAEWVVKDIAKYKRPKSKPVVLSKSEVEAILNLTWNIKHKTILTLIYSAGLRVSEAAKLKVNQIDPDRMQIFVKDGKGGTDRYALLSPTTLKLLRDYIQEYKPVDYLFYARDKNKMKCFSVRSIQRAFKDALFKAGITKNASVHTLRHSFATHLLEAGVNMHHIQLLLGHFSPQATYIYLHVRRYDLMNIKSPLDTYDYNILTNPLQTGGLANGNITTRGDVGQKEDTGSS; via the coding sequence TTGGAGGAATTCCATGAGCCTGCTGAGAGAGAAAATGATTCGAGAATTAAAGCTCAAGACCATGAGCGAAAAACGATAAAGAGTTACGTTTCGTATGTAAATTATCTGGCAAAGTATTACAAAAAATCTCCAGATAAAATAAATCGAGAAGAAGTAAAGAATTATCTTTACCATTTAAGAGTTAATAAACAATTATCCGCTAATACATTGAATGTTGTCCATAGTGCGATACGATTTTTTTACATCTATGTGATTAATGCAGAATGGGTTGTGAAAGATATTGCTAAATACAAACGTCCCAAGAGTAAACCGGTTGTGTTAAGTAAATCAGAAGTGGAGGCTATTTTGAATTTAACCTGGAATATAAAGCACAAGACTATACTCACTCTCATCTATTCAGCAGGACTTCGAGTCAGTGAAGCAGCTAAGTTAAAGGTCAATCAAATAGACCCAGACAGAATGCAGATATTTGTCAAAGATGGAAAAGGTGGAACAGATCGTTATGCGCTATTGTCTCCCACTACTTTGAAATTGTTACGAGATTACATACAAGAATATAAGCCTGTCGATTACCTATTTTACGCAAGAGATAAAAACAAGATGAAATGCTTTTCTGTTCGTTCAATACAGCGTGCATTTAAGGATGCTCTTTTTAAAGCGGGGATAACAAAGAATGCCTCTGTCCATACTCTAAGACACTCTTTTGCAACACATCTTCTTGAAGCAGGGGTTAATATGCATCATATTCAACTTCTACTCGGACATTTTTCTCCTCAGGCTACATATATTTATTTACATGTCAGACGATACGATTTAATGAATATTAAGAGTCCCTTAGATACATACGATTACAATATTTTAACCAATCCTTTACAGACGGGAGGTCTGGCAAATGGAAACATCACAACAAGAGGAGATGTTGGTCAGAAAGAGGATACTGGAAGTAGCTGA
- a CDS encoding transposase zinc-binding domain-containing protein encodes METSQQEEMLVRKRILEVAEVFRENEKEFFSIYGNSLTRNEVKAYYAIRNCRTETLGGHVDKCSHCGFEKNSYNSCRNRHCPKCQF; translated from the coding sequence ATGGAAACATCACAACAAGAGGAGATGTTGGTCAGAAAGAGGATACTGGAAGTAGCTGAAGTTTTTCGGGAAAATGAAAAAGAATTTTTTTCTATCTATGGTAATTCCTTAACTCGAAACGAGGTAAAAGCGTATTATGCGATCAGGAATTGCAGAACAGAGACGCTCGGTGGTCACGTAGATAAATGTAGTCACTGTGGATTCGAAAAGAATTCCTACAATTCCTGTCGAAATCGGCATTGTCCCAAATGTCAGTTTTGA